The stretch of DNA TCCGAGCATTGGATCTGCAATGTCTGAAAGAGTGCGTTGctgaaaaaaattgaattctTTTTACAGTTTCATGTTTGAAAAATTGTGTTTTTGACTATCTTTATGAATTGGGTTGTTCCAAAATACACTAAGCAAAATTACCTTCTTACATAGCCCGGTAATTACCGTTGGGTTTGTAGTTTTACAGTGTTGACCAAACCTTGTTATTAGATTGAATGATTTCCGTCGTTTTTGACATCCATTTGTTATTACGTTATCGACCTTAATATCACTAGTTATCAGCATTCAAACATGTTTGTACGATATTTGTATAGTTACGCTTGCCTTATCCAATGTCCAAATGAAGTTTGGGATGGAATTTGATTTTACAAAAATTAGAATTGCGCTTATTTGCATTGTATTTGAACTTAAATGTTTTCGCACTTGTTTCAATTAAAGCTGACACAGGAAGTAGAAGTTACTTAAAATATCTGCCAACATGCTACGAATGATGACCAATATATAGGGGTCGCCTGCAAATAATTTAAagtaagaaaatatttaaaaaaaacacgaaTGCTAACTtgcattaaattttaattattgtatttttcttcatttcagaAGAAGCCATAACACTGCAGGATAAACATGAGCTCATTCAGAACCAACATTCAGGTAAATTTGTTCATCAATTAAAAACAAGTTGTCTTATCGTCGGAAACTGTATTTTCGTTTGCGCATACTCTCTGTTCGGGTGGTAAGATATTGGAAGTAAAGACACGATGTCCATGCAACATTCTGACTTTTGATAAATgacaaattatttcaaatatacttaattatatatatataattatataatatatataagtatatttctTCATAGATATGGTTTAACATTGAATGTAGGACAGTAACATATGTTAGTACCGTTAGTGTTGttacacatgtaaataaatgatttttttataaaaaaataaccaaaaattCCGTCATTTCCACTGCAccacctatatatatagaccaCAACATTAATAAAACATCTTTCTATGTGATCGAATGGACTATTTGCCCAAAATTTGACAGGCGTATCAAGGCCATAAATTATCCTTGTTTCCTTGTAAcctttatttttgttgttttagaaatacatattttaatttattttcagatCTTAATAAATTTTACAGACGACCTACACTTACTATGGACCTAATAGGTGAGCGGTTGTTACAGACTTCTTTAGGACATCATTCACCAGTCAACCTCAACATGACAGAAAAAGCCCGCTACGTCAACCGTATGTGTCGACATATTAACTGGCAAAAAAGGACAGTAAAGAGCAGACACCCGGTCTTCTTTTTCTCTGAACAGGCGGGACTTCTTGCATGCAAAGCACCCAAAACCGGAAGTACACTCATTGGGGCTTTATTTAGAGCTATTAACATGTCTGGTGAGAAAAATGTCTCCAAAGTTTTTCAGTTAGGGAGGAATAAAATTCACAAAGGCTTGGACGAGATACGTGATCAACTGATCACTGAAGATATTATCGAATCCACATCACATGTTATGGTCACACGTGATCCTTATTCTCGACTATACTCGGCTTTTATCgataaatattttcttctggGACGACTAGGAAGAGATCTTGCCATACATCTGAAACGTGGATTCAAAGAAGGAAATGGAACGTATTGTGGCTATGACTACACCTTTCAGGATTTCTTGGATTATGTGATACATCTAGCTACGAACATGGTAGAAATGAACGAGCATATGGTTCCCGTTTCACAGCTCTGTGATGTGTGTAACGTACGATACGATCTTATCAGTAGTCAGGAAAAACTAACTAAAGACACCGACCAGATACTGAAACTAATCAAGACTGTTTCTATAGATAGATTAGAGGTTATCCGAAAGTCTATAAAATCCCAACAGTCCACGCTTCTCTCCCTTGTGTCCTCGTATATCTTTGAttacaacaataacaaaaatgacTGTCCAGATAAAATGGCTTTTTCAGCGAAATTGTGGAAAACGTTTCAAGTGCAAGGAATTGTTCATTCTGAATTAGTTTTTCCTGAAAATGAATTTTCACAGTTTTCCTTTCACGAGCGGGAAGCTGCTAATATGACATCTGCTATACTTACACAAATAAAGTACAAACCACTATCAAGTCCCGAACGTGACTTACAGAGACGACGATATCTGGTCAAGGCATATAGTGGTATTACGTGGCCGACAATTGCTAAGTTACAAAACATATACCGATTAGATATCGCATTGTTTGGATATCCTAGTTACCCTCCAACCATCATATAACCCAGACAGGAAAATGATAGTGATATTTCAATATGAATTAAAGTCTTATAAGGccaaacaaaaatatgtctgtttagggttacccgaccgacccaaATTTTTTTATCCCCGACccttattttttttccacttttctacgaaaaaaataaaagtcacgATTTCGATCTCAGATTCCGATTCCGTCCATTATTTTTGAGTGAAAAACACTAAACAAAACCCCAATATCATGCCGACCTACCGAacctatttttttcaatgttataacCGTAAAcagacatgttattttttggcCTAAGAGCGcagctatatatacattacagaACTGTTTCTTTAATTAGAGGGATATATGCCCTACACTACATTGTTGTCAGAGTCAAGTGTCTTCATGCTTAGTGCTAAGTCTTTGAGAGGGCAAATTATATTCTCCATTTATCATATGTATTACATAATCTAAATCCGCGCCAAACTACTAGTCATTCAAAACGTTATATAGATTTTGGACCCAGAATCAGTATTTCATGATTGTTCAAATGTGCCATTACAACATGTTCGTATTAGCACGAGTAAAGACAAAAACttgaataaaacattgaaaGACAAAGGAAAGCCAGGTGTTTTTAAAGTTGAATTCCAGTGCTACATATGTAGAGTTCACTTACAACATAATTATTCTTATCTTATTGATATcaagatatacatatattgtatacgCTACTAATTTGACAGATTCTATTAATTGATGAATTTTCAGATACTCTTGACCAACAAGAATCtaagttattttgaaatatgcaCAGTCATAGAGATGCTTACTAATATTTATGATAATCAGGTAAACAAGTTTTTACCGGGTACGCATCAACTAAAATATGTGAAGGTAAGTGGAATTCCGACTGCGGTGATCATTAGGTAAAAGTTCATCACGCAAGTGAAGCAATAGCTCAAGATCGAATGTGATATTGATTGCCCAATTGGAGTGCATAGgttatttttttgcatatgaCGTTTTACAACTTTCAGTTTATCATGCGAATGCGTTTTACGCATGAAGGCTGTCTTGGCCTGGGCAAGACAAAGAAATTTTGCTCTCACCGGAAGTGCATATATCTCTGTCCGATGAAATAATactagaatcttacatgggcctgttAGGTGGACAGAGGTACCTCAGCCcatgtgaaagattttggcttattaacccgaggcttgccgagggtttatGGCCATAATTTTTCACGAGGTTTGATATATCCCTGTtcacctgacaggcccatgtttgataatttttttctcACATAGCTGGCCATGTaagataactctttcatatgtaaattatgtaggatagaactattccagcCTCGGATACAGAatttgggtcagaaacctcggcaagcctcggttctaacccaaaattctgtaccctcgggtggaatagctctatcctacatatgtacatatgacaGAGTCATATATTCTCTCATACTTTGacgagaaatggtgaaaattgaGTTGATATGAACATTGTTGGCGTAAAAATggtcgccgcatgtattgatgacgtcactgtctagcgcgtgtgagctgcaTTTTCCCTACCtcggtaaaagacagagttatcttttccctagcaaccgctgTAAAGTAAGGAAGACAACTCAATCCTACACAGGGGAATGTAACACAGCTCACACGTGTTAGACAATACGTGAAGTCATTAATACAAGAGGCGTAACCGCAGCagaaatttcacatttatatctttttttcacTAAGGGTTGAAatgtcaaaatctttcactcgggttaaTATATCTCTGTCCACTTTACAGTACCATGATATTTTCTTAATCTTTCCCTAGTTATCACGGGATGTCCCTGTAAAGTACGGGAGAAAACACTATTGACTTTATCGATAACATATACTTCGATGTTCTTCAGTCTTATTTCTATTAAAGGCGGAGAGATAATACACTGTGACTCAACAGTTTGAAAATATGTGGAGTCATTGTTTGGATCGTGTTTCTGACCAAGGCTCTTTATAGTGTCATTTATGAGTAGTTATCTACAAATACAGTAATTTCATATGACATGTCTCGCTTATACAAAAGATTTTTCTAATCTCATCATGTTGATAACGAGAATgaaaacatgtatatgaatgaGATTTTTACGGAGTGCCATCCAAACAAAGtacttttatttctatatatttacatatgcccctgtatagtcaacgggaggggagttgcgttcaaattagcgtaatcgcaatgacgtttaaatacaaacgcagtgcaggttcggctgcatgctaacgcgctacattggatatgtctgtatccaattgcgttcataccacctttaacgcaatcaaaacactgttcaatctctatttaATCGTACGTTTCTAAATGCAAATCAATTGCTTGCATTCATGCATATTTTAATAGTGATTTTAAATAGCATTACTTGTAGCTTTGTAATTAATGTATATGTAcctatttgttttttttatatttttcttgaaaatatttCCTTATTTTAGAAAACAACATACCAATACAACGGTTGTTGGTTCCGTCCTTATTTTAGAGTATattttttactatattttacCTTCATTTCATAGACTTATGGCGATATACATTATAAACCAATGCAGATTCACTTCGAATTGCAATATTCGAACTTTTAAGATACATATAATACCAACCTTTCGACTCCTATGCATCCTTTTCTTATTAAAGTAATCTTCTAAATGTCTTATGTCTAAATGAATGGGGGTGCATGAGAATATCTGAATTTAAGCAACAGAGCAAGTAAGCTCTTATGCATGTTTGTGTGTTAATCAGAGGGTATGTACAAGTATGCATGTAGATGTTATGTTATGTATGAATGAAGCCATTATGTTCATTGTTCGTTCCCGTCTTTGTATTTAacatagaaaatatttaaaaattaaaactgaatatttaattattatctgCGTTTCGCAATTTATATCTAGGTGTCAACGATATTCGTGTCTTATTCTCACGGCAAAGAGAAAACGAGAACATGTTATATCGCATAAATAGTTCATATGTAACTTCACTTTGCAATTATAACTTATTCAGACTTAAATACAGATCACCTCCTCATTAGGTGACTTTGGCTTTGTCACTGTAAGTCCTTCCGGTGGACCTTAAGTTaatttcattatcatcataCGTTATTTCTATCTTTATATATTAGTTTACTTGGACCTCTAcgtataattttaatttcagtGTCTTTGTAAATGCGTTGTGTGATTTGTTATAGTTAATGTACATTATTGTGACATATGATGTTCTGAAATTAGCAGATGAGAAAAAAGTAAATGATATCAAATCTACAACTGCATAAAGacagaaataaattttaaaaaaaagtattaatttgttttgtatgaaaatgaaacaaaatggcAACCGTCAGTATGGGATGACACAAGCAAtgaaaatggaaacaaattatacaaaactTATAAACGTGTTACAATTGATTATATTAAATGAATGTAACTTAAACTTAATCTTATCCTATTgaccttttatcatttttgtcaataaaatatttggaaatggGAAAAACATTAACGAAATATCCTTTAGCTTCAGAATCAGCTATTTGCTTTTGGACATTGAAAAACATTCCCGAATAGTGATCCCTATCAATAACCGGTTATGTAAGCTGTGCAATAATTATGTAGAAAACGAATTTAAGttttaatgatgttttattttaaataaagataatagcataataaatgttttggatattatgaataaatatgaacaatTCAGGTATGTAATGCCAGAACTAGATACGCAAACTCCTTAAGTAATACTAAAGTGATTTTACCCAAAGTCACTGTCGTATGTATATTAGATATCACAATATATTTTCTCATGTGGACACTATAGTTTACATATTTCAGTGGCTATGGGTAAAATGCTTTTTGATAAAACTCCTGGTACTCTGGAATAAATTACAAACttgtataagtatatatagattgtgataatttatcatttttgagaCTAATAAGTTGTTTGCTATAGTGATATATGtgcatgtatgtattttttatgttcTTTTCTGCAATATAATGCGTTTGACAATTTCATTAACTAATtagtttgattgattgattgataaaCGTGTTCCATGTCGTGaaacataatcgtattttcaactatctcaaagagatcggcatttttaacaaaatatgaacatttTCTCATcttatcaactcaacatttcttCGTTTCATCaccattgtgcatgagtttccTAATGTGTTTTAGCCTAGATTATTTTATCCCACGcaacttcttttttttattaaatcaacatttacaatttgagttttagtTCTTACTTGTCTTTATATTATCCTGATTTTTTTGAAAGTCattgattacatgtatatccgaATATTAATGCCtaacttgtagtttggcccttaATGACATTAGCTGTCGATTGGCCGTAAAttctaacaaacaaacaaacaaactttatgTAAAATCAGCAAAATGTTGTTTCAATCGACTTTTTAATCTGATAACTGTTTATTAGTAAATCAACAATTTGATTTTTCGAAACATTAATTAATCTGATGACAAATGGGAAATTGTATGTTCTTACTTTTGCTTTAAGGGTTTTCAATATCAAACCATGCACATTTCGAATAAACCATCAAACAATGCACATTTCGAATAAACCATCAAACATTGCACATTTAGAATCAACtatcaaacaatacacattTAGAATAAACCATCAAACAATGCACATTTAGAATAAACCATCAAGCAATGAATATTTAGAATATACCATCAAACGAtgaacattgaatataaaccaTCAAGCAATGAACATTTAGTAAACACCATCAAACAAtgaacattgaatataaaccaTCAAGCAATGAACATTTAGTAAACACCATCAAACGAtgaacattgaatataaaccaTCAAGCAATGAACATTTAGTAAACACCATCAAACGAtgaacattgaatataaaccaTCAAGCTATGGACATTTAGAATACATTATCAAACAATGCATATTCAGAATAAACCATCAAACAATGCACATTTAGGATAAACCAttaaacaatgtatatttaGAACATTAAACCATTAAACAATGCACATTTAGAACAAACCattaaacaattaacatttagAATAAACCATCAAACAATGAACATTTAGAATAAGCCatcaaataatgaacatttagAATAATCCATCAAACAATGCACATTTAGAATAATCCATCAAACAATGCACATTTAGATTAAACCATAAAGATATTCATTCCATTTTATATGGCGGATAAGTATATTTTACTCTTTAAAGGTGGTAGTGCTGATGTCCGATACCCTGATCCTGGATGAGGTCAAgggaatatattttgataaaaaaaaacatcataagTTGACGATAAAAAGAGAGAAGATCTTTATAATAGATTCCATTTGGGTGTTACGCTCACATCAATGAACATTGTGAAATATTCAGAATGGCGTTCCAGATGGCCACAAACCTGATAAAACTGTAAATTTTCTGCAAAAACgaaataacaaaattatcttATCGCGCTCGGGAAAATAACGATGAATATATTCTTTTCGTTGCGCTGAATGAAAACACGAAGGTTATCGTCTTTTCGTACGGTCGTAATAACGATGACTATTGGGACAAAACACAATAAAAAGTGAGTTGCAATAATTCTCCTCGATAATTATTGATTGAATAATTTTCGTTAATTCCAATTTTATGTTTACCTTATTTCGATCTGGCGCTACGAAAAGACTATGTTTAGCAGTGCAAAATACGAAAtaaggaaatacaaatgtagcaGCATATCAACATTCGTACGAGAACATCACATGCTTCATAAAATTAGATTACTATCGCCTTTCACACTAATGATAACACGTCGCCTGTGCTATGGGACAATGCTGTCAAAAGTAATCCTGATTCGAACCTTGCAACTATCATCTGAGCATTAATTTATTATCCCAAACTAACAATACAACTTCTGGAATTATGGCTATTTTAGTGGGGAGCACAAAATGTGAAACAGCTACCGAATGGTCTTACTTGTTTACGCCTGACAGCTGATTGGATAATAAAGCAGAACAAAACTAAACTACTGGACCAACATCGGACGACGGTAGACTGCACAGaaacatgcaaatatttttgttgtgttcaTTGCTACCATACCATCAATCTACCAGTGCCAGTGGACTCACGgtaaaattatttctttcttcaagcatatagataaaataaaaatactcaACAATGAAATAATTCAGACCTCAGTTTCATGAGCCAAATTTTACTCTAAAATGGGCAATTATCTCAGCTTCACACTAGTAAATTGAAACCTATTAATATAACTCTCTTTTTTACAATATCAAAACACCAAAGTGAAGGAGTAGAGTCACGAAGGGATAAAATTGGCCCAGAGtaattataatttgaaaattttaattgtaCTTTGTGAagtcaatattaaaaataatacatgacatattatatattgaaattaagtACTACACTTTCATTATCAACAACGTTTAGTAAGTTTCCAGCAAGAAAAAAATCGATATTTCACATGCCTCTATCAGCCAATATTTTATGGCATAAATTATTGCTTAAGTTTGatagaataattataaaattattttagtcGAATCTTTCAttgcataattttttttttttttaattttttattttcgaacattttacacagtatatataaatggacactaacacacaaacacttgcaTATGCACTCATTCACAATACCTGGTacttataaacatcaaattgtACGTTATGAGACATccataaaaacatacatttaccaTTAATAGCAAACCATAAcgcacatatacatgtatgcatgctctcactctctctctctctctctctctcacacacacatacacacacacacactcacatacatatagacagacagacagacagacagacaagacggacagacagacagacagacatactaaagaagaaagataagaaggaagaagaaagaagagtGAGGAGGTACCGTTACACATACACTAtattatagtttaaatatattatattaaataaaaaaaataaataaattgctCTGAAGAATCGTGCTGATCGGCTATATAAACCGGTTAACCCTAACCaaagataaaaagaatattAAGGTAAGTTAGCAGTAGTAAAATACTAAGTGAAAGACTAGGGTAAAGGTATATACTTAAAGGTCCAATAAAGGTTTCCATTTCCTCCAGCCTATTTCAAATTGCCTTTTAATATGGTCACTTTgactaaaaaacatatatttttgaactaaaaaattatccttaattacattaataagagcattgatatttaaagagTTGCTAAGACATCtggttttataaatgtaatgtttcataattatcaaaatttcattgtcaacagagctacaattttgtaaaactattccaaaaagaaatgaatctttattatatgcaaaaggaataaacaataaatctaataaagtttcaaaattttgaagcaGAGTTTGCACCTCTTTGCATTCCCATAGGCAATgtataattgtctccctttctgtattacataaaGTACACATTGGACTAGGATTTATTCCTATCTTATGAAGGAAGGTATTAGTAACTAATATATGATGAATAATTCTGACTTGAAACCATatcaatttggaattttttgttaCCTTAAATGGAagagtatatatttttaaccacATTTCTGTATCAAAGTTAAAGCTCAAATTCCATTTTCTAGTACCTGTTGGAGTTGTTGATGGAGTTATGATAAACCTATAGAAGTCTTTCACACCCTTTTtgcttttaaagaaaatttctaataattgtggtataaaagGGTATGAAAGTTTCTCTGGTTTTATTTCGAGATTTCTTAAATAGCGCTTTATTGACAATATTAGTCCATGGTATTGTAAAAAATTAGTATCTATTCcaaatttttgtataaattcgtCAAAAGAAAGAAGAGTAAAATTGTCAGaatttttcatcaaatcatttaaaattaaaatacctGACCTAAACCAATTGgggtaaaaaacaaatttattatcaattttaatatcattgttgTACCAGAGAGGTGTTTTGAGGATACACTCTTGTCTATTTAGCCTCATATCTTcagaataatttaatttatcccATGCTTTAAAgacatctttccaaaattgaTTACGACATCTGGATATACACAATTTTACATAATCTTTCCCa from Argopecten irradians isolate NY chromosome 15, Ai_NY, whole genome shotgun sequence encodes:
- the LOC138308883 gene encoding uncharacterized protein isoform X1, producing MKTRKCFIRQLVLLILSLLLWLYIYRGDNYQEEAITLQDKHELIQNQHSDLNKFYRRPTLTMDLIGERLLQTSLGHHSPVNLNMTEKARYVNRMCRHINWQKRTVKSRHPVFFFSEQAGLLACKAPKTGSTLIGALFRAINMSGEKNVSKVFQLGRNKIHKGLDEIRDQLITEDIIESTSHVMVTRDPYSRLYSAFIDKYFLLGRLGRDLAIHLKRGFKEGNGTYCGYDYTFQDFLDYVIHLATNMVEMNEHMVPVSQLCDVCNVRYDLISSQEKLTKDTDQILKLIKTVSIDRLEVIRKSIKSQQSTLLSLVSSYIFDYNNNKNDCPDKMAFSAKLWKTFQVQGIVHSELVFPENEFSQFSFHEREAANMTSAILTQIKYKPLSSPERDLQRRRYLVKAYSGITWPTIAKLQNIYRLDIALFGYPSYPPTII
- the LOC138308883 gene encoding uncharacterized protein isoform X2; amino-acid sequence: MRLRKCYKISILAIVSLPFWIYIYRYIYCQEEAITLQDKHELIQNQHSDLNKFYRRPTLTMDLIGERLLQTSLGHHSPVNLNMTEKARYVNRMCRHINWQKRTVKSRHPVFFFSEQAGLLACKAPKTGSTLIGALFRAINMSGEKNVSKVFQLGRNKIHKGLDEIRDQLITEDIIESTSHVMVTRDPYSRLYSAFIDKYFLLGRLGRDLAIHLKRGFKEGNGTYCGYDYTFQDFLDYVIHLATNMVEMNEHMVPVSQLCDVCNVRYDLISSQEKLTKDTDQILKLIKTVSIDRLEVIRKSIKSQQSTLLSLVSSYIFDYNNNKNDCPDKMAFSAKLWKTFQVQGIVHSELVFPENEFSQFSFHEREAANMTSAILTQIKYKPLSSPERDLQRRRYLVKAYSGITWPTIAKLQNIYRLDIALFGYPSYPPTII
- the LOC138308883 gene encoding carbohydrate sulfotransferase 8-like isoform X3 encodes the protein MDLIGERLLQTSLGHHSPVNLNMTEKARYVNRMCRHINWQKRTVKSRHPVFFFSEQAGLLACKAPKTGSTLIGALFRAINMSGEKNVSKVFQLGRNKIHKGLDEIRDQLITEDIIESTSHVMVTRDPYSRLYSAFIDKYFLLGRLGRDLAIHLKRGFKEGNGTYCGYDYTFQDFLDYVIHLATNMVEMNEHMVPVSQLCDVCNVRYDLISSQEKLTKDTDQILKLIKTVSIDRLEVIRKSIKSQQSTLLSLVSSYIFDYNNNKNDCPDKMAFSAKLWKTFQVQGIVHSELVFPENEFSQFSFHEREAANMTSAILTQIKYKPLSSPERDLQRRRYLVKAYSGITWPTIAKLQNIYRLDIALFGYPSYPPTII